One window of Camelina sativa cultivar DH55 chromosome 4, Cs, whole genome shotgun sequence genomic DNA carries:
- the LOC104780995 gene encoding uncharacterized protein LOC104780995, with protein MAGMAAVLGSRRWNAFIQALFLISLSFPILSSAYRPGDIVRMSKMGQYHSSRTTWHDVIGKHCPIFAVNREVLIPIAKPIGYTGTDPYKIKFQVGSEKFLIHWLLVINRKSSEVPMIDVNLRYSGGDLLGVTAEVIDMPHSYLNTHPEVRTLFWDPQHWPKHVLVRYTWKEQSEIDVSSGFYVLFGSALTFSFVLSMYVLQSSREKLARFVRETVVESTGTNVGEFGKVE; from the exons ATGGCGGGCATGGCTGCGGTGTTAGGATCGCGACGTTGGAACGCTTTTATTCAAGCTCTATTTCTGATATCTCTATCGTTTCCGATTCTCTCCAGTGCTTACCGACCTGGAGATATCGTCCGGATGAGCAAGATGGGGCAATATCACTCT TCGAGAACGACTTGGCATGATGTGATCGGAAAACATTGCCCGATCTTCGCCGTTAATCGCGAG GTGTTGATCCCCATAGCGAAACCAATTGGCTATACAGGAACTGATCCTTATAAGAT AAAATTCCAAGTTGGAAGTGAGAAATTTCTGATTCACTGGCTTTTGGTGATAAACCGTAAGAGCTCAGAAGTTCCGATGATCGATGTAAATTTG AGATATTCTGGAGGTGATCTGCTTGGAGTCACAGCTGAAGTTATTGATATGCCCCATAGCT ATTTGAATACACACCCGGAGGTCCGCACACTGTTCTGGGATCCTCAACACTGGCCAAAACATGTTCTTGTTAGATACACATG GAAAGAGCAGTCAGAGATTGATGTATCCTCAGGATTTTACGTCCTCTTTGGctcag CTCTCACATTCTCTTTCGTACTCTCCATGTACGTCTTACAATCTTCAAGAGAGAAGCTTGCGAG GTTTGTAAGAGAGACGGTTGTGGAGAGCACCGGCACAAATGTTGGCGAATTTGGCAAGGTGGAGTGA